Genomic segment of Arachis stenosperma cultivar V10309 chromosome 4, arast.V10309.gnm1.PFL2, whole genome shotgun sequence:
AATTATAGTTTCATTGAAGtatcataataaattaataacaaatcataaataaaataaacagatTTACAATTTTGAAAGCAAAACTTCAAAAGAATCCAGGGAGCTGGTTTCTTTACTGAAAGCAAAGATTTACTACCATATTCATATTTCAATATCTAATTATTCTAAGTCAAACCACCCAACTGCATCTGTTGCTATAATAAAGATGCTCACATACCTTGATTACATCGCGATTTAAGTCGTTAACATTTTtcacatgaagtgaaattcttTTGCCTTTTTCAGAAATTCGTCCACCTGGTTTTAACTGCAtgatgaaataaataattatccCAGCTCTCGAGAGACATCTACACTCAAGAAATCAGAACATACCTCGGAGTTGCGGTAGCCACAAGAGTCACATGTGGATGCCATTACAATTACTTCTTGAAAGTATGGAATATCTGTGAATTGTTAAGCTTAACAAAATGTATAGATAAATTAACAAGGCAAATTGCTCACACACATTCTGCCAATATTTCGGAGTTTTTGAAAAGTGAGTCACTGTTACCAAAGCATTCAAATGAAGCTCTTGGCATACATGTCACCCTATAGACATCagtttgcaaattttttttttttatcaacaaTCTCGAAATTAATCTTGGGTAGCTAGCCTGAATCCAAAACTAAGGTTAAACTATGAGGGTGTTTAATTTGTGGTATTTAGCTATCAAAATATCTGAGATAAAATTTCAACTGAAAAATACACCATGGACTCAGCTAGGAACAAAGGAAAGCATAAGCACGTAAATTATTAAAGCAAACCAGCCTTATAGGATTTTGGGTTTCATTACTAAAGTATTAATCCTTCAAATCAAACAGTTCAAAGTTTTAAACCATGATTTCTGTTGATGGTAAAATGGACAATCCTTCTAACAAATTTAAAAACACAAAAGAACATACAGAAAGTGGTATAAAAGTAGTAAAAGGATACCGGTGACAAACATTCTAGTCTCACACTTAGTGGCACAAGCACCACAAGTTGAAGGGAAAGTCATCACCTGTCGTTCACAAGCAAGCATGTCAGTTACAACAAAATAAAGAGACCCAACACAGGTTTTCAACAATACAAAGTTCAGCATTAATACCTCTTCCGGTGCAGTGTATCGAAATAAGGCTTCCGCAATTTCTGAACTATTACTCTGTGCAATGGCTCGATGACCAGCAGTTGCCCCTACAGATCCATGTGGCTCTCCCCTCACTTGATCAGTAACCACAGCATTTCCCCCTGCTTGTGCTTCGTTGCGAGTTCCTTCAATCTGTGTAGAATCAACAAGATATCCCAACAATGCTTGTTGCTCAGGTGTTCGGTCATAAAACTTGATAGTCAATGATGGATCAGATGATGGCGCAAACCTGTTCAGAGTAAACAGAAGTAGCCAATGCATTCAACTGATGCAAAGGAAGCACTAAATAGAGGCACCAAGCTGTCTAAATAACATACAGGTTTCTGTTCAAAGTGGTATACAATAAAGATATATGATACGATGTGAAATAATATGGAGAGAACTAATGTAATACAACCATTTGCAATCACTTACGGATTTTCAACAAAGCTGTTTCCAGCAGGATCATCAAGAATAAATGTGAAGGCTGACTCCCCAGTAGCACAGGCTCGCAATTTCACCAAGAACTGATCAATGGCTTCAGCTGTCTCTGGAGACACTTTCTATAAGACAAAATCTTATATTAAGTTACTGAATGCCAAATGTTACAtcaaaaattgaataaaaagcataaaaaaatttgtacCCTGCGCTCCTCTTGAAGGGCCTGAAGCTCATCAGCAGCTCGCATTAGTATGCCTTCCACCTacagccaaaaaaaaaaaagaaagaaaaaactcAATATCAACGAATGGATAATGGGTATTATTTTTGCTTATGGAATTATGTTTTGACCGGCTGaaataaagaaaacataaacatGTTCATTTGTTCATTATAACTCAGCTAGATCAATTGAAGGTCAATTCCTAAAACGGTTTTGCATAAGCAAATAACTTTGGCCAAAATCAATTATTCAATTGCATAAAACACTAAAGCCGGATATGCATGTCAAAAAGAAGGCCATAttcattgaaaaataaaatgttagacaagcaaaaaaatgaaataaaaggaaaaaaaaagacatCATCAATCTTCAAAATtagaaaagaataaataaaaatatgtatcAAAAGTACCGTTGAAAGACTACCACGCTGAGCCTCTGGTGGAATCTCAAAATCCAATTCTGGAATCTGCATAATCACATACATATAAGTGGTGTGTCTATCATGAATTGCACAAACAATTCAAAACTTCAAAAAACAGAACCACATTACGTATTCACAATTTTATATTCACCAAGAATCACTAATTAAAATGGTGCATAAACAAATATAATACAGGATCCTCTAACTAAGACCCTTGGCAAATAATATACTGCTAATACAGAGAGTTCACCAACCAAGCAGCAGTCATAAATTCAACAAAATATGCATACACAGCAAGACCAATAAAGTAAAAGTCACAACAATCAAGCATTAACCTACAATGTAAGGTCAAGCACATGAAACAATCCATGCCAGCTCTACCAAATACCAAATTTCATAGTCAGGtcttttttaattgttatcGTATTGTATGTTACGGCATTCCTCTATGTCTTCTAATCAGAGCAACTTTTAGATATAGCAATGTCAATGCCAAGGACAAAGATGCCACAGATGAGCAGCAACAGCATGTCAAGACTTGAAATGAATCAAAATGCCAATAAGCCGAAATGTTCATAGTTTATACAAATATAATAGGGACTGAAAGAATAGGAGAATGTAAACAAAGTTTAGGAAAGTACAGAAAGATAAGCATCATCAGCTTAAGTACCTTAATGGTAGCAGATTCTGATTTTACCACTTGTCTGTCAAGCATCTGCATCAAATGACACAGGCAACAAAGACCATtttaaaaaggagaaaaaagatGAGAGTGCAATGTGTTTAGGAGCTCATATGAAATCTAGTAATCAAAAAGCCCCAAACCCAAAATAAGGGTGCAAAAACATAAGTAATGTCCATAAAATTAACATTTTGAACAAATGTTAACAATTCTACTTCCAAAGACATTTCTATGTCTTCCCATTTAAATACTTTGGTCAGGGACTAAGGGTTAAAGAATATGACATCTTTCCCCTTTCTTCACAAGCACACCAATATCAACTTTTATCGAGCCACTATTCATTATGTTTTCCTTTGCATTAGTAGGTCATTTACTTCAAACTTGTTACATAATTGACCCCTCACTAAAACATATGTCTATTTGGCTAAAAACGGAAGTATTCTGAATAAATGAACAGCAGCAAATGAATCTGCATCCTAGACCTGGTCAATAGTGTAAAGAAATTCCAATGTGGAGACTCACTGTTGGATACCTCACTAGTAAACCATGTGATGAGACATGGAAGGCTCGAGCACATCCACTCAAGTCAATCTTGTATAATCCTTAAACAGAATATTCTGTTTATACTATGTTTTAATCCATCCATTGGCAACATTAGTTTGTTCAAACTAATATAACTAATTACTAATCAGGGGAAGCCAAACACTAATAATTCCATTCAACACAACCTTTGGATTGTCAGATGGGATCTGCATAGTGTAACAGCAACCACGCGGTTGAATTTCACCAGCAAACTGTACTTCATTGTTCCTAATGGGCAAACAAAGACACTAAATGAAATTAGAGCAAGCAATCACATTGCAGCCAATAAACATAGTTCATAGTAAAGAGCAACTCACCTCTCACCACAATGAGGACACTCAAAAGCTGACAACAAAATCTGCACAAAAGTCAAAGGCCACAAGTCATTACGCTTACATACCATAATCACAAATTCATGCTTCAAAATTAATCATTTAATTAAAGCACACAATAAATTCCTATTTAAAaggcaaagaaagaaattattGAAGCATTACCATAACTCCATAAGGATAAAGCACACATACCTTTCTAAAGTGAGGAATTAAGGTGAGTAAGAATCTTGTAATCCCCTGCGAAACACAACAGAAATGAAATCAAAATCACTCTAAAAGCGGACACTGTTAAAGTGGAATCCAGCTCACACAGCAATAACCACAGAAACAAACAACACACAAAAGAAAGTGAgaaatcaaataacaaaaaaaaaatcaaaggctatgagagagagagagagagagagagagagagagagagagagagagacacaCACAcagagggggagagagagagagagagagagagattacATTTTCACCGCAACGCATGCAGAGGCTCTCAACGTTGTAGAGGGGAGCATCACCTTCCTCTGCAGTAACAGCTTCAACGACCGATCCAACGTCCACAATTTCCTCGCGTTTCCCGCTACCACCATTGCTGCTGCTGCCTTCCATGTCTGGATTTATCCAAACCAAGGTTGTCAGTAACGAGTTCATATACATGCACAGAAGGACCGATAAACATAGAAACGCATCACTGAACGCAAGTCCCACAAAAATCCTTATGATGGCACATAATGTAGTAACGTAGACTCGAGCAAAAATAACCAATGTACTAATAcaaatatgaaaaagataatCAAGATTCTGAAAACCGGACCGATCATCAAACCGTTCTAGTTACTGGTTCACTAATTTACTGGTCCAACTGGTCTAACCATGGTTCAACCGGAAAAACCATtccataataaaataataactaaattatAAACAAACTTCCTAAATATCTTTCAAATTTAAAACCCTACATAAAATATCACCAACAGACCAACTAAATGTAATTAAtcatcaaaatattcaaaaactTGCTGCAAATTTGTTGACAATTAACATAATTATACTTCCATTAAAAATAGCTGGATTGAATTACAATGCACAAGTTAAAGATAGAGAATATTGTCTTAATGTAGTTGAGTcaaaaagtaaaacaaaaaatgaTAGTGTTGCACAACAAACACACAACAGAACCTGAAATAAAAACACAACAGAGCCTGAAACAAAAACATAACAAAGCCTGAAACAGAAAGAATCCAACAGGGAGGAGGGGTAGCAAGTCAGAGGAGATCAAGAACAGGGACAGTGCAACTAAACAATGAACAAAacaatgaaaacagaattttttttatataacagAACAATCAAAACATGAATCATACAATCACTAATTGCAATTTTTTTCTTCATAAGAACAGAACAATGAAAATATGAAGCATATAATAAATCAACTGATCACCAATtgcaaattttttaataagaacaaaagttagaacagtgaaaaatgaagaaagataAACCTTTTTCAACCCGATTTTAACAAAGCTCATCACAATGattaacaacaaaaaaaaagcaatgAAGGAACAGTGAATCAGTAACATAGGCGGTGCAAATTcataaaactttaataaaatttagctACAGAAACAGACAGTAAAGCAGTAATAGTTATCAATTTAAAATGTATCATCAAATACAATCAGTGAGCAAAACCAATCAACCAAGCACTGAGTGGGCAttcggaaaaaaaaaatcaaaagaacatttaaatcacagaaaaacacaacagCAATAGGAACATTTAAAACAAAGCAACccaaaaaaatttctaaaaatcacCATTGCTGAAAACAATGATTTGATACGTGTATGCTCAGAATTAAAAGCTAAGCTCACAGGAAAGTGAAGAATACCCAAACCAAAGAACCTTCAATCACAGCTTAAACCAAGAACAGAAAATCACAACAAAAGTTTTTGATTGCGGATGGCAGCTCATGGCGGTGAGCCAAAAATCCGCCATAAAATAATGGCGGATAGCGTTGCGGAAAATGGCGGAAATGGCGGATTACctaaaaaatgtatatatatgtaccaAAAAACATGCAGAATAATTGCAAATATAATAAACTATAAAATCTAATCTATATAATCATTTTTCTAGTCATAAGACATCCAATTAATGCAGCAAATATAATAGAAAAATCAGCAAATAAACATAAGACATAGAACATAAAAGCTAAACTTAAAAGAAAGACCAAAGCAATTGTCTCATCATGTCTTTAAACTAAAGAATGATGAAATAAACCATCTAAATTCTAGCTCTCATCAACTTGGTTCCCCCTTTGGAGCTGCAGGTTGTTtcctttttctattttgttgtCTTCTCCTAGCCGTAGGCTCATTTTCCCCCCATTGCTTCAATTCTACTAGAACGGACAGCAGCTGCAGGATGAGCAAGAGCAGTGCCAGCAGAATGACCAGTAGAGGCAGAGGCAAGGGCAGGGACAGGGCAGGGGTATTAGAATCAGGGACTGGTCTGGAAGTTGACATAGTGAACTAAACTGAACGGGAAAAAATTGGAGGAAGAGAGGTTTATGAGGGAAGAGAAGGAGACAATGAACTGAACGAacgaagaaaaaaaagggaatgCATGTAACTACGAACGAAAAAGAGAGGGAAGTGGTGATGAGCGGCGGCAACCACCAGCAGCGACAGGTGGCGACCACCAGCGACGATGGGCGGCAACGAACGGCGACGGGCAGGGTCAAAGATCAGAGTCGACGGCAGGCACAGAGAAGAGAGAACAGAGACAGAGAGCCGTTTTTGACGTGAATAAGAGAGGAAGAGAAGTTTTTGAATAACAGAGGCTAATTAGGGTTACAGGTATCACCTAGGGTTTCCTAAATTACCCAATTACCCCCAATTTCCTTCAAAAAATCCGAAGAACCCCGCCATTTCCGCCATTTCAATGGTGTTCCGCCATGGGGCCACCGCAATTGCGGCCGCCTTTTCACCCGC
This window contains:
- the LOC130974240 gene encoding uncharacterized protein LOC130974240 isoform X1 is translated as MYKTADKKTVEELLNRPEIGWSDRTGSRPVYPKTKLLLRFLSPFLSFIQKEITETRPKNPSTVSLHHRRKEWHIAAVRPSVRPSKSSTPVRCHRSQLLPRDRRPSSLCAQPRFRRRLFAVHVLLFVQPSSTFAFFAVNVRSAFTVRVHSPFTVRVRLAFVWKPRCTASNSAPNCIRVRRTALFCSRHMEGSSSNGGSGKREEIVDVGSVVEAVTAEEGDAPLYNVESLCMRCGENGITRFLLTLIPHFRKILLSAFECPHCGERNNEVQFAGEIQPRGCCYTMQIPSDNPKMLDRQVVKSESATIKIPELDFEIPPEAQRGSLSTVEGILMRAADELQALQEERRKVSPETAEAIDQFLVKLRACATGESAFTFILDDPAGNSFVENPFAPSSDPSLTIKFYDRTPEQQALLGYLVDSTQIEGTRNEAQAGGNAVVTDQVRGEPHGSVGATAGHRAIAQSNSSEIAEALFRYTAPEEVMTFPSTCGACATKCETRMFVTDIPYFQEVIVMASTCDSCGYRNSELKPGGRISEKGKRISLHVKNVNDLNRDVIKSDTASVKIPELELELASGTLGGLVSTVEGLITKINESLQRVHGFTFGDSLDENRKSKWLDFKEKLDKLLSLEKPWTLILDDALANSFIAPATDDLKDDNQLTFEEYERSWEQNEELGLNDMDTSAADVAYESANNTKVE
- the LOC130974240 gene encoding uncharacterized protein LOC130974240 isoform X2 codes for the protein MEGSSSNGGSGKREEIVDVGSVVEAVTAEEGDAPLYNVESLCMRCGENGITRFLLTLIPHFRKILLSAFECPHCGERNNEVQFAGEIQPRGCCYTMQIPSDNPKMLDRQVVKSESATIKIPELDFEIPPEAQRGSLSTVEGILMRAADELQALQEERRKVSPETAEAIDQFLVKLRACATGESAFTFILDDPAGNSFVENPFAPSSDPSLTIKFYDRTPEQQALLGYLVDSTQIEGTRNEAQAGGNAVVTDQVRGEPHGSVGATAGHRAIAQSNSSEIAEALFRYTAPEEVMTFPSTCGACATKCETRMFVTDIPYFQEVIVMASTCDSCGYRNSELKPGGRISEKGKRISLHVKNVNDLNRDVIKSDTASVKIPELELELASGTLGGLVSTVEGLITKINESLQRVHGFTFGDSLDENRKSKWLDFKEKLDKLLSLEKPWTLILDDALANSFIAPATDDLKDDNQLTFEEYERSWEQNEELGLNDMDTSAADVAYESANNTKVE